A part of Arachis hypogaea cultivar Tifrunner chromosome 12, arahy.Tifrunner.gnm2.J5K5, whole genome shotgun sequence genomic DNA contains:
- the LOC112728647 gene encoding (3S,6E)-nerolidol synthase 1 isoform X2, with translation MMSNAEECLSMVDSIQRLGIEHHFEDEIAATIENKYLQTQRSNEYHRRQKLSRVALQFRLLRQQGYYAPTDVFDEYRNTKGELKHTLLYEDIDELIALFEASQLRIPGEYFLDEAEEFSRQYLWSIASRFHDHPQAKSIQHTLRFPIHRTLPRFIPQTLQLFGNAPWTTSLQQLSQIDTQLVNSLHLKEILQVSKWWKDLGLAKELKFVRDEAIKWYMWPMACLSGPRFSQERVDLTKPLSLIYIVDDIFDCYGGSIHELTLFTHAVERWDLAAMEELPNCMKVCFKALYEVTNEFALKTYIKHGLNPISTLVKSWVKLFNAFLEEAKWFASGNLPSAEEYLKIGRVSTGVHVILVHAFFSMGQGLTNHNVTLMNEFPTIISTLSTILRLCDDLEGHNESNKDDTSDGSYIKCYIKDHSGISIEETRKHISHRISEEWKRLNQELLAPENQLPSSFVRMCFNAARMVPLMYSYDGDSPSKLEEHVKSLLYNGANLQATPPQDHATVVA, from the exons ATGATGAGCAACGCAGAAGAATGCTTGTCAATGGTGGACTCCATCCAAAGGTTAGGCATTGAGCACCACTTTGAAGATGAGATTGCAGcaacaattgaaaataaatatcttcaaaCTCAGAGAAGCAATGAATATCATCGTCGTCAAAAGCTGTCAAGAGTTGCGCTTCAATTTCGTTTGTTGAGACAACAAGGCTACTACGCTCCCACAG ACGTGTTTGATGAATACCGTAACACTAAAGGCGAGCTCAAACATACGTTATTATACGAGGACATAGATGAGTTAATTGCTTTGTTCGAAGCATCTCAACTAAGAATTCCAGGGGAGTATTTTCTTGATGAAGCAGAGGAGTTTAGCCGGCAGTACCTATGGTCCATTGCTTCAAGGTTTCATGATCATCCTCAAGCCAAATCTATTCAACACACATTGCGCTTCCCAATTCATAGAACTCTTCCACGATTCATTCCTCAAACCTTACAACTTTTTGGAAATGCACCGTGGACTACTTCTTTACAACAACTGTCTCAAATAGATACCCAACTCGTTAACTCTTTGCATCTCAAGGAAATTCTCCAAGTTTCCAA GTGGTGGAAAGATTTGGGTTTGGCGAAGGAGTTGAAGTTTGTTAGAGATGAAGCAATAAAATGGTACATGTGGCCCATGGCATGTCTCTCTGGTCCACGCTTCTCACAAGAAAGAGTTGACCTCACTAAACCTTTGTCCTTAATTTACATCGTCGATGATATCTTTGATTGTTATGGTGGAAGCATCCATGAACTCACCCTTTTCACTCATGCAGTCGAGAG GTGGGACTTGGCAGCCATGGAAGAATTACCAAATTGCATGAAAGTGTGCTTTAAGGCTCTTTACGAAGTGACTAACGAGTTTGCGCTCAAGACCTatatcaaacacggattgaatcCAATAAGCACCTTAGTAAAATcg TGGGTAAAACTATTCAATGCATTCCTGGAAGAAGCAAAATGGTTTGCGTCAGGGAATCTACCAAGTGCTGAGGAGTATTTGAAAATTGGTAGAGTGAGTACAGGGGTGCACGTGATCCTTGTCCATGCTTTCTTTTCCATGGGTCAGGGATTAACCAATCACAATGTGACTCTAATGAATGAATTCCCAACCATTATATCCACATTAAGCACAATTCTTAGGCTATGTGATGACTTGGAAGGCCACAAC GAATCTAACAAAGATGATACTAGTGATGGATCGTACATAAAATGCTACATAAAGGATCACTCTGGAATTTCAATTGAAGAGACACGAAAGCATATCAGTCATCGAATTTCAGAAGAATGGAAACGACTTAACCAGGAATTGCTAGCACCGGAAAATCAATTACCATCGTCTTTTGTTAGAATGTGCTTCAATGCTGCTCGCATGGTACCTCTCATGTACAGCTATGATGGCGATAGCCCATCAAAGCTAGAGGAGCATGTCAAGTCCTTGCTCTACAATGGTGCTAACCTACAAGCTACTCCTCCACAAGATCACGCCACAGTTGTTGCCTGA
- the LOC112728648 gene encoding uncharacterized protein yields MYRRVLHRSLCTATQSATTSSAASTTSIKAISQDLYKESNFRLLVEKFKKASDLERFRKKTGIYEDTVRRLASAKRFSCVRNILDHQKKYPEIDKEGFCSRIITLYGKSRMYRHARKLFDEMPQRNCTRTVLSFNALLAAYLHSRKFDLVHTLFKELPKELSVEPNLVSYNTLIKALCESGSFDSGLEMLDEMEKKGVKPDLITFNTLLDALYANGRFEDGEKLWVSKRGKGIAPDIRTCNSRLMGLALEKKTKEAVEFIEEMKKDGVKPDVFSFNALIKGFVNEGNLDEAKKWFGEIGKSEFDPHKVTYATLVPFLCEKGDLKTAHEVSKDIFNHRLRVDGSLLQLVVDKLVAESMVSEAEEIVELGKANKYCRYKLNLPGPAEEKKSE; encoded by the coding sequence ATGTATCGTCGCGTTCTCCACCGCAGCCTCTGCACGGCCACACAATCCGCCACCACCTCCTCCGCCGCATCAACAACCAGCATCAAGGCAATATCTCAGGACCTGTACAAGGAATCGAACTTCAGGCTACTCGTGGAGAAGTTCAAGAAGGCCTCCGACCTTGAGCGCTTCCGCAAAAAGACTGGCATATACGAGGACACCGTTCGCCGCCTCGCCTCCGCCAAGAGATTCAGCTGCGTCCGCAACATCCTCGACCACCAGAAGAAGTACCCGGAGATCGACAAGGAGGGCTTCTGCTCCCGCATCATCACGCTCTATGGGAAATCTCGCATGTACCGCCATGCCCGCAAGTTGTTCGACGAAATGCCCCAACGAAACTGCACTCGCACCGTGCTCTCCTTCAACGCCCTCCTCGCCGCGTACCTTCACTCTCGCAAGTTTGACCTCGTCCACACCCTTTTCAAGGAGCTTCCCAAGGAGCTCTCCGTGGAGCCTAACTTGGTGTCCTACAACACCCTCATCAAGGCTTTATGCGAATCTGGTTCTTTCGATTCAGGGTTGGAGATGCTTGACGAGATGGAGAAGAAGGGAGTGAAGCCTGATTTGATCACTTTCAACACGCTGCTTGATGCGTTGTATGCAAATGGTCGTTTTGAGGATGGGGAGAAGCTGTGGGTTTCGAAGCGTGGGAAGGGTATTGCACCTGATATCAGGACCTGCAATTCGAGGTTGATGGGGTTGGCTCtggagaagaaaacaaaggaagccGTTGAGTTCATCGAGGAAATGAAGAAGGATGGTGTGAAGCCTGATGTTTTCAGCTTCAATGCCTTGATTAAGGGGTTTGTGAATGAGGGCAATTTGGATGAAGCAAAGAAGTGGTTTGGTGAGATTGGGAAATCTGAGTTTGATCCTCATAAGGTCACTTATGCCACACTTGTTCCTTTCCTGTGTGAGAAGGGTGATTTGAAAACAGCACATGAGGTGTCTAAGGACATCTTCAACCATAGGTTGCGTGTTGATGGGTCGTTGCTGCAGCTCGTGGTTGATAAGCTGGTGGCCGAGTCTATGGTTTCAGAGGCGGAGGAGATTGTGGAACTAGGGAAAGCAAATAAGTATTGCCGCTATAAGCTAAATTTGCCTGGACCagcagaggaaaagaagagcGAGTAG
- the LOC112729467 gene encoding transcription factor DYT1, whose product MGNLYDNRLTVSVDELYFNAENSSINKRGRMGRRNYDADDTVVYKSKNLETERRRRQKLSDRLLMLRSLVPIITNMNKATIIEDAITYIKNLKDKVDSLTRELQEIEATSETTLVEPKTNETNNGEAMKEWGIKEEVRVTNIDGKKLWLKLIIEKKKGRFTQLMDAIHSFGIELIDTNVTTMKGALLITASIQGMDGEALVVQQTKELMLDIINSTHTY is encoded by the exons ATGGGAAACCTATATGATAATAGGCTAACAGTGTCTGTAGATGAGTTATATTTCAATGCTGAAAACAGTAGCATCAACAAGAGGGGGAGGATGGGAAGGAGGAACTATGATGCTGATGACACAGTAGTGTACAAATCCAAGAACCTTGAGACTGAGAGGAGGAGGAGACAGAAGCTGAGTGACAGGCTCTTGATGCTGCGCTCCTTAGTCCCCATCATCACAAAT ATGAacaaagcaacaataattgaggaTGCCATCACTTACATTAAGAACCTTAAAGACAAAGTTGACAGTCTCACCCGAGAGCTTCAGGAAATAGAAGCAACATCGGAGACAACACTTGTAGAACCAAAGACTAATGAGACTAACAATGGTGAAGCCATGAAAGAATGGGGGATAAAG GAAGAGGTGAGAGTGACCAACATTGATGGAAAGAAGCTGTGGTTGAAGCTGATCATcgagaagaagaagggaaggttCACACAGTTGATGGATGCCATTCATTCGTTTGGCATAGAGCTCATAGACACAAATGTTACAACCATGAAAGGAGCACTTTTGATCACAGCTTCTATACAG GGCATGGATGGTGAAGCCCTTGTGGTTCAGCAAACCAAAGAGTTGATGCTAGATATTATCAACTCCACACACACCTATTGA
- the LOC112728647 gene encoding (3S,6E)-nerolidol synthase 1 isoform X1, producing MAISYSSFGFSNQISFSPNKPNHDYWSRCRSKTHFTIVFNETINNLPENLKLKESVKVRHGEVVEKVKRALMMSNAEECLSMVDSIQRLGIEHHFEDEIAATIENKYLQTQRSNEYHRRQKLSRVALQFRLLRQQGYYAPTDVFDEYRNTKGELKHTLLYEDIDELIALFEASQLRIPGEYFLDEAEEFSRQYLWSIASRFHDHPQAKSIQHTLRFPIHRTLPRFIPQTLQLFGNAPWTTSLQQLSQIDTQLVNSLHLKEILQVSKWWKDLGLAKELKFVRDEAIKWYMWPMACLSGPRFSQERVDLTKPLSLIYIVDDIFDCYGGSIHELTLFTHAVERWDLAAMEELPNCMKVCFKALYEVTNEFALKTYIKHGLNPISTLVKSWVKLFNAFLEEAKWFASGNLPSAEEYLKIGRVSTGVHVILVHAFFSMGQGLTNHNVTLMNEFPTIISTLSTILRLCDDLEGHNESNKDDTSDGSYIKCYIKDHSGISIEETRKHISHRISEEWKRLNQELLAPENQLPSSFVRMCFNAARMVPLMYSYDGDSPSKLEEHVKSLLYNGANLQATPPQDHATVVA from the exons GAAAGCGTAAAAGTGAGACATGGTGAAGTGGTGGAGAAAGTGAAGCGTGCACTGATGATGAGCAACGCAGAAGAATGCTTGTCAATGGTGGACTCCATCCAAAGGTTAGGCATTGAGCACCACTTTGAAGATGAGATTGCAGcaacaattgaaaataaatatcttcaaaCTCAGAGAAGCAATGAATATCATCGTCGTCAAAAGCTGTCAAGAGTTGCGCTTCAATTTCGTTTGTTGAGACAACAAGGCTACTACGCTCCCACAG ACGTGTTTGATGAATACCGTAACACTAAAGGCGAGCTCAAACATACGTTATTATACGAGGACATAGATGAGTTAATTGCTTTGTTCGAAGCATCTCAACTAAGAATTCCAGGGGAGTATTTTCTTGATGAAGCAGAGGAGTTTAGCCGGCAGTACCTATGGTCCATTGCTTCAAGGTTTCATGATCATCCTCAAGCCAAATCTATTCAACACACATTGCGCTTCCCAATTCATAGAACTCTTCCACGATTCATTCCTCAAACCTTACAACTTTTTGGAAATGCACCGTGGACTACTTCTTTACAACAACTGTCTCAAATAGATACCCAACTCGTTAACTCTTTGCATCTCAAGGAAATTCTCCAAGTTTCCAA GTGGTGGAAAGATTTGGGTTTGGCGAAGGAGTTGAAGTTTGTTAGAGATGAAGCAATAAAATGGTACATGTGGCCCATGGCATGTCTCTCTGGTCCACGCTTCTCACAAGAAAGAGTTGACCTCACTAAACCTTTGTCCTTAATTTACATCGTCGATGATATCTTTGATTGTTATGGTGGAAGCATCCATGAACTCACCCTTTTCACTCATGCAGTCGAGAG GTGGGACTTGGCAGCCATGGAAGAATTACCAAATTGCATGAAAGTGTGCTTTAAGGCTCTTTACGAAGTGACTAACGAGTTTGCGCTCAAGACCTatatcaaacacggattgaatcCAATAAGCACCTTAGTAAAATcg TGGGTAAAACTATTCAATGCATTCCTGGAAGAAGCAAAATGGTTTGCGTCAGGGAATCTACCAAGTGCTGAGGAGTATTTGAAAATTGGTAGAGTGAGTACAGGGGTGCACGTGATCCTTGTCCATGCTTTCTTTTCCATGGGTCAGGGATTAACCAATCACAATGTGACTCTAATGAATGAATTCCCAACCATTATATCCACATTAAGCACAATTCTTAGGCTATGTGATGACTTGGAAGGCCACAAC GAATCTAACAAAGATGATACTAGTGATGGATCGTACATAAAATGCTACATAAAGGATCACTCTGGAATTTCAATTGAAGAGACACGAAAGCATATCAGTCATCGAATTTCAGAAGAATGGAAACGACTTAACCAGGAATTGCTAGCACCGGAAAATCAATTACCATCGTCTTTTGTTAGAATGTGCTTCAATGCTGCTCGCATGGTACCTCTCATGTACAGCTATGATGGCGATAGCCCATCAAAGCTAGAGGAGCATGTCAAGTCCTTGCTCTACAATGGTGCTAACCTACAAGCTACTCCTCCACAAGATCACGCCACAGTTGTTGCCTGA